The bacterium nucleotide sequence GTAAAGTAATATGAACACAGTTTCTGGCATCAGTTCAGCAGGAAGTTTGGCAATCCATAAGATGGGGCTGGGAAGGGATGATTTTCTAAAGCTTCTTACCGTTGAAATGAAAAATCAAAATCCACTTGAGCCTTTGGACAATAAGGAATTTATTGCCCAACTGGCAACATTTTCTACTTTAGAGCAAATGATGAACCTCAACGAGAGCTTTGTTTCCTTTATGAATATAAATTCAAAGGCAGATGTCCTTTCTGTTTTGGGAAA carries:
- a CDS encoding flagellar hook capping FlgD N-terminal domain-containing protein translates to MNTVSGISSAGSLAIHKMGLGRDDFLKLLTVEMKNQNPLEPLDNKEFIAQLATFSTLEQMMNLNESFVSFMNINSKADVLSVLGKQVSVQISDSQTITGRVIEINYKNDQPYLKLSYSGGILETEFNNIVSVEN